One candidate division KSB1 bacterium DNA segment encodes these proteins:
- a CDS encoding response regulator, translating to MDKARVLIVDDEAIMRESLSAWLQEEGFEVHTEAEGHAAVQYAREHPVDVAVVDIKMPGMDGVTLLKKLHEVHQDLPVVMITAHATIENAIQSMKEGAYDYLMKPFPPEKLTNVIRRVVEHRRLLEENIRLRKERQQVLRIAITALVTLVVLLLAAYLVFGK from the coding sequence ATGGATAAAGCACGTGTGCTGATCGTCGACGATGAGGCTATCATGCGCGAGTCCCTTAGCGCATGGCTGCAGGAGGAGGGCTTTGAGGTCCATACCGAGGCCGAAGGGCACGCCGCTGTCCAGTACGCAAGGGAACACCCAGTAGACGTGGCGGTGGTGGACATAAAGATGCCGGGCATGGACGGCGTGACACTTCTAAAAAAGCTGCACGAAGTACACCAGGATCTACCCGTGGTCATGATCACAGCCCATGCTACGATAGAGAACGCTATCCAGTCGATGAAGGAAGGGGCTTACGACTACCTGATGAAACCATTCCCCCCGGAAAAGCTCACCAATGTCATCCGTCGCGTCGTGGAACACCGGCGCCTTCTGGAGGAGAACATCCGTCTGCGCAAAGAGCGCCAACAGGTTCTCCGCATTGCCATCACTGCTTTGGTGACGCTCGTAGTCTTGCTCCTGGCGGCGTACCTGGTTTTTGGGAAATAG
- a CDS encoding proton-conducting transporter membrane subunit — protein sequence MSETVSSALPLILIVLPILGAVFTALLSLGSVRVPRHYLALGVMVVEVILAVRLATMVWSGHRVTAVGEAISVDGLSALFTVLVPLMVTLITIQSARYMAKEQAKGVFSEGRLGLYYALIQLFTGTMMWTVTTNNMLMLFVAMEGSTLATALLVAFYRSRAALEAGYKYVLLVVVGMTFALFGMVLIFAAAAQFRTEGIHALRLTEIGMVAPRIPKNIALLAMAFLTAGFATKAGLVPFHAWLPDAHSEAPTPVSALLSGLIIKLGAYALSRTVTVFAPTYHAVIVFIAILSSASMLVGIFMALVQDDLKRMLAFSSVSQISYVFEGLGLGTYVGIYGGLFHVVNHTIIKALLFLSVGAVMYATGGARRISRLGGLAKKMPITAFCFFVGALSLGGLPPFNGFVSKFTIFLAIGEERLYWAMAISVFTGLLTLACLVWAAYRVFWRRPQSTEGAMELEQVREVPLSMRVSIVVLALFCILIGVYPHILHPALDAATRAVLTIWGKGVVTP from the coding sequence ATGTCGGAAACGGTATCATCGGCACTACCCCTGATTCTTATCGTCTTGCCCATTCTCGGTGCCGTGTTTACCGCCCTGCTCAGCCTGGGCAGCGTGCGGGTGCCGCGCCATTACCTTGCCTTGGGAGTCATGGTGGTGGAGGTAATCCTCGCGGTGCGGCTGGCTACCATGGTCTGGTCCGGGCACCGCGTGACTGCCGTAGGAGAGGCAATTAGCGTCGACGGATTGAGCGCTCTGTTTACGGTGCTGGTTCCTTTGATGGTCACCCTCATTACCATCCAGTCGGCGCGGTACATGGCCAAGGAGCAGGCGAAGGGGGTGTTCTCGGAGGGGCGCTTAGGGTTGTACTATGCTCTCATTCAGCTTTTCACCGGCACAATGATGTGGACCGTGACCACCAACAACATGCTGATGCTGTTTGTAGCGATGGAGGGCTCCACTCTGGCCACCGCCCTGCTGGTCGCATTTTACCGAAGCAGGGCGGCATTGGAAGCCGGATACAAGTATGTGCTGTTGGTGGTAGTGGGGATGACGTTTGCGTTGTTCGGCATGGTGCTCATATTCGCCGCGGCGGCGCAATTCAGGACAGAAGGAATCCATGCCTTGCGGCTCACGGAGATTGGGATGGTAGCTCCCCGTATTCCCAAGAACATCGCTTTGCTGGCTATGGCTTTCTTGACTGCGGGTTTTGCCACCAAGGCTGGTCTTGTTCCTTTTCACGCTTGGTTGCCTGACGCCCACTCCGAAGCCCCCACGCCGGTCAGCGCCCTTTTGTCTGGTCTGATCATCAAGTTGGGGGCCTATGCGCTGTCGCGGACAGTCACGGTCTTTGCCCCCACCTATCATGCGGTCATCGTATTCATCGCCATATTGAGTTCGGCGAGCATGTTGGTGGGCATTTTCATGGCCTTGGTGCAGGACGACCTGAAACGCATGCTGGCGTTTTCCAGCGTGAGCCAAATCAGCTATGTGTTTGAGGGGTTGGGCTTAGGAACCTACGTCGGCATTTACGGCGGACTGTTTCATGTGGTCAACCATACCATTATCAAGGCCCTCCTCTTCTTGAGCGTCGGTGCGGTGATGTACGCTACCGGCGGGGCGCGTCGTATCTCGCGCTTGGGCGGTCTGGCAAAGAAGATGCCCATCACGGCCTTCTGTTTCTTTGTCGGCGCCTTGTCGCTGGGAGGACTTCCGCCGTTTAACGGGTTTGTGAGCAAGTTCACGATTTTTCTTGCCATCGGCGAGGAAAGGCTCTATTGGGCCATGGCCATCTCTGTGTTCACGGGGTTGCTGACCTTGGCTTGTTTGGTCTGGGCGGCCTACCGGGTGTTTTGGCGGCGGCCGCAAAGCACTGAGGGTGCAATGGAATTGGAGCAGGTCCGGGAGGTACCCCTCAGCATGCGGGTCAGTATTGTGGTGCTTGCTCTTTTCTGCATCCTTATCGGTGTCTACCCGCACATTCTGCACCCGGCCCTGGATGCCGCCACGCGGGCGGTATTGACCATCTGGGGCAAAGGCGTTGTGACCCCATGA
- the buk gene encoding butyrate kinase, translated as MVKTHNGQQLILVINPGSTSTKVALFSAEEPKVREVLTHRPEELAACPHVWDQFELRRAAIQEFVGRHGVDLSTLAAVAGRGGLFRSVKGGTYLVNERMLADARANLQGEHVSNLGCALAFEFARQAGVNAYVTDPVSVDEFEPLARYSGHPLIERRALAHALSIHEVARRSAAAVGKPLAESSFVVAHLGGGISIAPVKGGRIIDVNDASSDGPFSPERTGGLPLQPFITLCFSGRYSEKEMRSLVMGKGGLIAYLGTSSAEEVERRIGSGDQAAREVYEAMAYQIAKEIGAMATVLGGQVDGIVLTGGLARSSLLADWVRQRVEFIAPVTVMPGEFEMEAMVAGVLRVLRGEEPALVY; from the coding sequence ATGGTCAAAACCCACAATGGGCAGCAGCTCATTCTGGTCATCAACCCAGGTTCTACTAGCACCAAGGTCGCGCTTTTTTCTGCCGAAGAGCCCAAGGTGAGGGAAGTGCTCACCCATCGACCGGAGGAGCTTGCGGCGTGCCCTCACGTGTGGGATCAGTTCGAACTGCGGCGCGCAGCGATCCAAGAGTTTGTGGGGCGCCATGGTGTGGACCTCAGCACGCTGGCAGCAGTGGCAGGTCGTGGTGGACTATTCCGCAGCGTCAAGGGCGGGACCTACCTGGTCAACGAGCGGATGCTCGCTGATGCACGCGCCAACTTGCAGGGCGAGCACGTGTCCAATCTCGGCTGCGCATTGGCGTTCGAGTTCGCGCGCCAGGCCGGCGTCAATGCCTATGTGACCGACCCTGTATCCGTGGACGAATTTGAGCCGTTGGCGCGGTACTCGGGTCATCCGCTCATCGAGCGACGAGCGCTGGCGCATGCGCTCAGCATCCACGAGGTAGCACGAAGGAGCGCCGCTGCAGTCGGCAAACCCCTGGCGGAGAGCAGCTTCGTAGTGGCACACCTGGGCGGAGGTATTTCCATTGCACCGGTGAAAGGTGGACGCATCATCGACGTGAACGACGCTTCCAGCGATGGCCCTTTTTCCCCAGAGCGCACTGGAGGCCTGCCCTTGCAGCCGTTCATCACCCTCTGCTTCTCCGGTCGCTATTCCGAGAAGGAAATGCGGAGCTTGGTGATGGGCAAAGGTGGACTGATCGCATACCTTGGCACCAGTTCCGCCGAGGAAGTGGAAAGGCGCATAGGCAGCGGGGATCAGGCCGCGCGCGAGGTCTACGAGGCGATGGCCTATCAAATTGCCAAGGAGATCGGGGCAATGGCCACGGTGCTCGGCGGACAGGTGGACGGCATCGTGCTCACGGGTGGACTGGCCCGTTCATCTCTCTTGGCGGACTGGGTTCGCCAGCGCGTCGAGTTCATCGCACCCGTCACTGTTATGCCAGGTGAGTTCGAAATGGAGGCAATGGTCGCAGGGGTGCTCCGCGTGTTGCGGGGGGAAGAGCCAGCTTTGGTGTATTAA
- a CDS encoding DUF1189 family protein — protein sequence MEKSSFFGNFYGSISGLSFYAKVPQHRHPLVLLHVVVLAALVLAAALTPFVRRVAAVGDRLVSLYDERFPEIHLAGNHVRFVGTIPTEVQLADGRQVVVDTSGAYLSAEGMAPGSVLVTNRFLEVKTNQGLRRLLFDSLNATPGVVITPKNARALKDQVLVAMVALLAVSGLAAFSLVGLVVCLLGAGWVLFLCRRTRTPLRPRDAFALAAYGLTPPALVLGAVLLAKVSSGPFVALLWAGYCFLLVLVVLRIRGAVGVHAA from the coding sequence GTGGAAAAGAGCAGTTTTTTTGGCAATTTCTATGGCAGCATAAGTGGACTTTCTTTCTATGCCAAAGTACCGCAACACCGGCACCCGCTTGTCTTGCTCCACGTGGTCGTGCTTGCAGCCCTAGTCTTGGCAGCAGCACTGACTCCGTTCGTGCGGCGGGTGGCGGCAGTTGGAGACCGCTTGGTCAGCTTATACGACGAGCGATTCCCGGAAATCCATCTTGCGGGCAACCACGTACGGTTCGTAGGGACCATTCCCACCGAGGTCCAACTCGCCGATGGACGGCAGGTGGTTGTTGACACCTCTGGTGCATACCTGTCTGCGGAGGGCATGGCACCTGGGAGTGTGTTGGTCACTAACCGTTTTCTCGAAGTCAAGACCAACCAGGGTCTGCGCCGCTTACTGTTCGATTCTCTGAATGCTACTCCAGGCGTGGTGATTACGCCGAAGAATGCAAGGGCGCTGAAGGACCAAGTGCTGGTCGCAATGGTCGCACTTCTTGCGGTGAGCGGGCTTGCGGCGTTTTCGCTGGTCGGACTGGTTGTTTGTCTGCTTGGCGCGGGTTGGGTGCTCTTTCTGTGCAGGCGCACGCGAACACCACTGCGCCCGCGCGACGCCTTTGCACTGGCGGCTTACGGTCTGACACCTCCCGCGCTTGTGCTTGGCGCGGTGCTTCTGGCAAAGGTCTCTTCTGGACCATTTGTAGCGCTCCTGTGGGCAGGCTACTGTTTTCTTCTGGTTCTCGTGGTGTTACGGATCCGCGGCGCTGTTGGCGTGCATGCGGCTTAG
- a CDS encoding 4Fe-4S binding protein, with protein MPVVQTIRDKCKRCYSCVRNCPARAIKIIEGQAEVIKERCIGCGNCVLVCAQKAKKIESGIEHTEELLRSGNPVYALLAPSFPAAFPDDRPGQLVSALRQLGFARVVEVAVGADMIAREYARLFRQSSMTTIISTPCPAIVEFIQKYHPALILHMAPIVSPMIATGRAVKAMYDPDCRLVFIGPCIAKKKEKVDQKVAGV; from the coding sequence ATGCCGGTTGTCCAAACGATCCGGGACAAGTGCAAACGTTGCTACTCGTGCGTGCGCAACTGTCCGGCGCGTGCCATCAAGATCATCGAGGGCCAGGCCGAGGTCATCAAGGAGCGCTGCATTGGGTGTGGCAATTGTGTGCTTGTCTGTGCGCAGAAGGCCAAGAAGATCGAGAGTGGTATCGAACACACCGAAGAACTGCTCCGGAGCGGTAACCCTGTCTATGCGTTGTTAGCGCCTTCGTTCCCGGCCGCCTTTCCTGATGATCGGCCAGGGCAGCTTGTTTCTGCGCTCAGGCAACTGGGCTTTGCTAGAGTGGTGGAGGTAGCCGTCGGCGCGGACATGATCGCCAGGGAATATGCGCGTTTGTTCCGGCAGAGCTCCATGACCACTATTATCAGCACTCCATGCCCGGCGATTGTGGAGTTCATCCAGAAGTACCATCCGGCCCTCATCTTGCACATGGCTCCCATCGTGTCTCCCATGATTGCCACTGGGAGGGCTGTGAAAGCGATGTATGACCCCGACTGCCGACTTGTGTTTATCGGGCCGTGCATCGCCAAGAAAAAGGAGAAAGTCGATCAGAAAGTAGCTGGCGTC
- a CDS encoding bifunctional enoyl-CoA hydratase/phosphate acetyltransferase, which produces MGERVPAITSLDKLLAEAISGGKVRVAVAAADDEAALSALHEAHRVGLAEALLFGPEEDIRATWNGLGVPLPAEMVIRDCATEAEAVKAAVQAVREGAADLLLKGKTKTATLLKAVLDAEAGLRTGRLLSDVFVCEDPRRKGNKLLMITDGGVTIAPDINQKVEIILNAVEVAHALGIPRPCVALLSAVETVVPALPSTVDAAIITKMWERGQIKGCVVDGPLALDNAVSEEAARTKGISSEVAGHADILVCPGIEAANMLAKSTTYFAGFRLAHVIVGAKAPVLIPSRADSADAKLMSVALGAIVQRRKGA; this is translated from the coding sequence ATGGGCGAGCGAGTACCGGCAATCACTTCCCTGGACAAACTCTTAGCAGAAGCCATATCTGGGGGAAAAGTGCGGGTGGCAGTGGCTGCGGCGGACGACGAAGCCGCTCTTTCGGCACTGCATGAGGCGCACCGCGTCGGGTTGGCTGAGGCACTGCTTTTCGGCCCAGAAGAAGACATCCGCGCCACTTGGAACGGGTTGGGTGTGCCTTTACCCGCGGAAATGGTCATTCGTGACTGCGCGACCGAAGCTGAGGCCGTGAAAGCTGCGGTGCAAGCAGTGCGCGAAGGAGCGGCGGACCTGTTGCTCAAAGGCAAAACCAAAACCGCTACCTTGCTGAAGGCCGTGTTGGATGCTGAAGCTGGTCTGCGTACTGGCAGGCTTCTGAGCGACGTGTTCGTGTGCGAAGACCCGCGGAGGAAAGGGAACAAACTCCTCATGATCACAGATGGAGGAGTAACTATTGCGCCGGATATCAACCAGAAGGTCGAGATCATCTTAAATGCAGTGGAGGTGGCGCACGCGCTGGGCATACCCAGGCCGTGCGTCGCCTTACTTTCAGCCGTGGAGACTGTGGTTCCTGCCTTACCCTCCACGGTGGATGCGGCAATCATCACCAAGATGTGGGAACGTGGGCAGATCAAGGGGTGCGTGGTGGACGGACCGTTGGCCCTTGATAACGCGGTGAGCGAGGAGGCAGCGCGCACGAAAGGGATTTCCTCTGAGGTGGCCGGACACGCCGACATTCTGGTCTGTCCGGGAATCGAAGCCGCCAATATGCTGGCCAAAAGCACGACGTACTTTGCCGGTTTCCGTCTGGCGCATGTGATCGTGGGCGCCAAAGCCCCGGTTCTCATCCCTTCGCGCGCCGATTCGGCCGATGCTAAACTGATGTCCGTGGCGCTCGGCGCCATCGTCCAGCGAAGGAAAGGCGCATAG
- a CDS encoding response regulator, producing MEKGTILVVDDEQVMRDSLRAWLEDEGFAVDTAEDAMKALAMVKERPYDVAVLDIRMPGMDGLALQKKLREAQEGLPVVIITAHASVETAVQAMREGAYDYLMKPFPPEKLTQVIRHVMEHRRLTVENVRLRKERRNVIIMACLALVGLAALLVAPRAGSLAMPLYFLFMLCLAGVVIVLGAQLSGARQRP from the coding sequence ATGGAGAAGGGAACGATTCTGGTCGTGGATGACGAGCAAGTGATGCGCGATTCCCTGCGCGCATGGCTCGAGGATGAAGGGTTCGCAGTGGATACGGCGGAAGATGCCATGAAGGCTCTGGCGATGGTAAAGGAGCGTCCCTACGATGTCGCCGTGCTCGACATCAGGATGCCGGGCATGGATGGCCTCGCCCTGCAAAAGAAGTTGCGTGAGGCACAAGAGGGGCTCCCGGTGGTGATCATTACCGCCCATGCTAGCGTGGAAACAGCGGTGCAAGCCATGCGCGAAGGGGCTTACGACTATCTCATGAAGCCGTTTCCACCAGAGAAGTTGACTCAGGTAATTCGTCACGTCATGGAACACCGTCGGCTGACGGTAGAAAACGTACGCCTGAGAAAGGAGCGCCGGAACGTCATCATCATGGCGTGCCTTGCCTTGGTGGGGCTAGCGGCACTGCTGGTGGCACCGCGTGCCGGTTCGCTGGCCATGCCCTTGTACTTCCTGTTCATGCTCTGCCTCGCAGGGGTGGTAATAGTGCTCGGGGCACAGCTGTCGGGAGCCCGTCAGCGCCCATAG
- a CDS encoding response regulator, with amino-acid sequence MSGDTSILLVDDEAIVRESLSAWLEDEGFVVYAAGSGEEALGLLAKAKPDVAVIDIKMPGMDGLTLLKRLRELDDRLPVVMMTAHATVESAVRSMRDGAYDYVMKPFPPEKLTNLIRHIVSHHRLALAYDQLHADWEQVRPWLAYSRQLLNLGQAFEGFVSQCGREIRAAVDSLQEAEARLQELSTDTELRRAVVDCVAAAQSQARASLRAIENALRCVTEGRPQPHPVRVNESAEQAWAILRNVPQYAHLTVHTRVPADTPAVRAEFWSLVQVFQNLIDFAASSLGGRGSVEVEAITSKENVEIHVSVPGEVPPPHVMAAVQTPPFLGQCLPAPLLGLVVARIVAERYGGRFEIRPVPPDRFALVVVLDRAETQEQKS; translated from the coding sequence GTGAGCGGTGATACGAGCATACTCTTAGTAGATGACGAGGCCATTGTGCGAGAGTCCCTAAGCGCCTGGCTGGAGGACGAGGGGTTCGTTGTCTACGCCGCCGGATCCGGGGAGGAGGCATTGGGGCTGCTCGCTAAGGCCAAGCCTGACGTGGCGGTGATCGATATCAAGATGCCGGGGATGGACGGATTGACCCTGCTCAAGCGCCTCCGCGAGTTAGACGACAGGCTCCCGGTGGTAATGATGACCGCGCACGCGACAGTCGAAAGCGCCGTGCGCAGCATGCGCGATGGCGCGTACGACTATGTGATGAAGCCATTTCCGCCGGAAAAACTGACCAACTTGATCCGGCACATCGTTTCGCACCACCGTTTAGCACTGGCTTACGACCAATTGCATGCTGACTGGGAGCAGGTACGTCCGTGGCTGGCCTATTCGCGGCAGCTGCTCAATTTGGGGCAAGCGTTTGAGGGCTTTGTAAGCCAGTGTGGGCGCGAGATCCGCGCTGCAGTGGACTCGCTGCAAGAGGCGGAGGCACGCCTGCAGGAGCTAAGCACCGACACGGAGCTGCGACGTGCGGTCGTTGATTGCGTCGCCGCGGCGCAGAGTCAGGCTAGGGCTTCACTGCGGGCCATCGAAAACGCGCTCCGCTGTGTGACCGAGGGACGCCCGCAACCGCACCCAGTGCGCGTGAACGAGTCTGCCGAGCAGGCCTGGGCCATTTTGCGCAACGTTCCTCAGTACGCCCACCTCACGGTGCATACCCGCGTGCCTGCGGATACGCCAGCGGTGCGCGCAGAATTCTGGAGCCTGGTGCAGGTCTTCCAAAACCTCATTGACTTTGCTGCAAGCTCCTTGGGCGGACGTGGCAGTGTGGAAGTAGAAGCGATCACCAGCAAGGAGAACGTGGAGATCCACGTCAGCGTGCCCGGTGAGGTGCCGCCACCGCACGTAATGGCAGCAGTGCAGACGCCGCCTTTTCTCGGCCAGTGTCTGCCAGCGCCACTGTTGGGGTTGGTCGTCGCACGGATCGTGGCCGAGCGCTACGGCGGGCGGTTCGAGATCAGGCCTGTTCCCCCCGACCGCTTTGCCCTGGTCGTGGTGCTTGACCGTGCAGAAACGCAAGAGCAGAAGTCATAG
- a CDS encoding NADH-quinone oxidoreductase subunit B family protein: MLRKLCLKAFPKALWVYHTNASACNGCDIEIINVLTPYYDAERFGIKLVGSPRHADVLLVTGSVNRQIAPSLRRLYEATPNPKLVFAIGSCACGGDVFYDSYNIYGGVDKVIPVDFYVPGCPPRPEAILYGVAVALGLAPKKVARKILTDFPSLEELDIPMIGTK, translated from the coding sequence ATGCTACGCAAACTTTGTCTGAAGGCTTTTCCCAAGGCGCTTTGGGTTTACCACACCAATGCCTCGGCATGCAACGGTTGCGACATTGAGATCATCAACGTGCTCACGCCGTACTACGACGCCGAGCGCTTTGGCATCAAGCTGGTAGGCTCGCCGCGACATGCGGATGTGTTGCTGGTGACCGGCTCAGTGAATAGGCAGATAGCGCCTTCCCTGCGGCGGCTGTACGAGGCCACGCCGAATCCCAAACTGGTCTTCGCCATCGGTTCTTGTGCGTGCGGCGGCGATGTGTTCTATGACAGCTACAACATCTACGGTGGCGTGGACAAGGTGATTCCTGTGGATTTCTACGTCCCTGGCTGTCCGCCGCGTCCCGAGGCAATTCTATATGGTGTAGCAGTGGCACTGGGTTTGGCGCCGAAAAAGGTGGCGCGCAAGATACTCACCGACTTTCCGAGCCTCGAGGAACTGGACATCCCCATGATTGGCACCAAGTGA
- a CDS encoding ATP-binding protein, producing RSARLASMGELAAGVAHEINNPLAGVLTYLKLIQKKLAADQVPREDLAKFRQYLQTMEHETIRCSDIVKNLLEFARPSEPTITPLSVEETIKKSLFLVRHQITLQNIAIVERYEEGLPPIMADAKQMQQVLLNLVINAAQAMPEGGELRISAYRAHDQGENVVIVIQDTGVGIPAENLPRIFDPFFTTKASQKGTGLGLSVVSSIVAKHGGRIDVESEVGKGTTFKLFMPTKNMAQVEGVAAQ from the coding sequence CCGCTCGGCGCGTCTTGCGTCGATGGGCGAATTGGCAGCTGGCGTGGCCCACGAGATCAACAACCCCCTGGCCGGTGTGTTGACCTACTTGAAGCTCATCCAGAAGAAGCTGGCTGCTGACCAGGTGCCGCGGGAGGATTTGGCCAAGTTCCGCCAGTACCTGCAGACCATGGAGCACGAGACCATCCGCTGCTCAGACATTGTGAAGAATCTGTTGGAATTCGCCCGTCCCAGCGAGCCAACCATCACCCCGTTGTCGGTGGAGGAGACCATCAAGAAGAGCCTTTTTCTGGTGCGGCACCAGATTACACTGCAGAATATCGCCATCGTGGAGCGCTATGAGGAGGGACTGCCGCCCATTATGGCGGATGCCAAGCAGATGCAGCAGGTGCTTTTGAACCTTGTCATCAACGCGGCGCAAGCCATGCCCGAAGGTGGGGAGCTGCGGATCTCAGCCTATCGGGCACATGACCAGGGGGAAAACGTGGTGATCGTGATCCAGGATACGGGCGTGGGCATACCTGCTGAGAACCTTCCCCGCATCTTTGACCCGTTTTTCACGACCAAAGCCAGCCAGAAAGGAACAGGACTGGGACTGTCGGTGGTTTCAAGCATTGTGGCAAAACACGGCGGGCGCATCGACGTCGAAAGCGAAGTTGGCAAGGGCACAACGTTCAAACTGTTCATGCCCACGAAAAACATGGCTCAGGTGGAGGGCGTAGCGGCACAGTGA